From Epinephelus lanceolatus isolate andai-2023 chromosome 2, ASM4190304v1, whole genome shotgun sequence, one genomic window encodes:
- the rassf10b gene encoding ras association domain-containing protein 10, whose protein sequence is MMEREESKISVWVCREEKLVFGLSKRTTCADVVQVLLEEQKSQHGLSTASCPQSYCIVEKWRGFERILPNKTKILRLWLAWGEEQRNVKFVLVRSEASLANHGARSAEARVVPSKHSPCVTKGTAGRSPMGGISPEKQRRIVRKAFRKLEKINKKRAQRDASSAEKMETLVHLVISQDHTIRQQIQRLTELDADIERCEAKVHLDRIQRHGVNYVQDTYLVDAVAACSRERDTVGSPETLAKFEEYVRQCEEVVRLQEELWEQEALIDIFTVQIQEELNHRWMQRRKEELQSKDAEPGEGAPSLPGTGADTAPENELLLEEERIRTQLDASLYIGLRLNADLEAIRSDLELTQEICGAREKEMRDLLEKVNTLDIEEGTVSEERCSHGTDDKMGMMSTLERKSEWVEQARGLSKAHSGNDDDSDTGLSSLHSQDSDSHPVWESLV, encoded by the coding sequence ATGATGGAGCGGGAGGAGAGTAAGATATCAGTGTGGGTCTGCCGAGAGGAGAAGCTTGTCTTCGGCTTGTCAAAGCGCACAACCTGCGCTGATGTTGTCCAAGTTCTTCTGGAGGAGCAGAAATCACAGCACGGCCTCTCCACAGCGTCATGCCCACAGTCTTACTGCATCGTGGAGAAGTGGAGAGGATTCGAGAGGATTTTACCAAACAAAACCAAGATTTTACGGCTGTGGCTGGCGtggggagaggagcagagaaatGTGAAGTTTGTGTTGGTGAGAAGTGAGGCGTCTTTGGCGAACCACGGAGCCCGGAGCGCAGAGGCGCGTGTGGTGCCCAGCAAACACAGCCCCTGTGTCACCAAGGGGACCGCCGGGCGGTCTCCCATGGGTGGCATCTCACCTGAGAAACAGCGTCGGATCGTCCGGAAAGCTTTCAGAAAGTTGGAGAAGATCAACAAGAAGAGGGCGCAGAGAGACGCGTCCTCTGCTGAAAAGATGGAAACTTTGGTTCACCTGGTGATTTCTCAGGATCATACAATCCGCCAGCAGATCCAGAGGCTCACAGAGCTGGACGCAGACATCGAGAGGTGCGAGGCTAAAGTGCATTTGGACAGAATTCAAAGACACGGTGTTAATTATGTGCAGGACACGTATTTAGTGGATGCTGTTGCGGCGTGCAGCCGGGAGAGAGACACAGTGGGTTCACCAGAGACTCTTGCCAAGTTTGAAGAGTATGTCCGGCAGTGTGAGGAGGTGGTTAGACTACAAGAGGAGCTGTGGGAGCAGGAAGCCCTTATAGACATTTTCACGGTGCAgatccaggaggagctgaaccACCGCTGGATGCAGCGGAGGAAAGAGGAGCTGCAGAGCAAAGACGCAGAGCCCGGCGAGGGCGCACCGTCCCTCCCCGGCACGGGGGCAGACACAGCACCGGAAAACGAGCTGCTTTTGGAAGAGGAGAGGATCAGGACACAGCTAGATGCGAGTTTGTACATCGGTCTGCGCCTCAACGCGGATTTAGAAGCTATTAGGAGTGATTTAGAGCTGACCCAGGAGATTTGCGGGGCGAGGGAGAAGGAGATGAGGGATTTGCTGGAGAAAGTGAACACTTTGGACATAGAGGAAGGGACAGTCAGTGAGGAGAGATGTAGCCACGGGACAGATGATAAGATGGGGATGATGAGcactttggagaggaagagtgaGTGGGTGGAGCAGGCCAGGGGTCTGTCCAAAGCTCACAGTGGGAACGACGACGACTCAGACACTGGCTTAAGTTCTCTGCACAGCCAGGACTCAGACAGCCACCCTGTGTGGGAGTCACTGGTTTAG